From Leucoraja erinacea ecotype New England unplaced genomic scaffold, Leri_hhj_1 Leri_1462S, whole genome shotgun sequence:
aaaaaacaaaagagGGCGTTTTTACGGAAGAAAAGAAGAGCATAAAAACACAAAAGCTAAGAAGAGAGcaacaatttaaataaagaaacgAACAAAAAAGCGTAACACGAAGGCGGTAACAGAGAAGAAATAGAACACAAGCTATGCcgagaaagaaaaataaaggaaaagaGCACAAGAGAAAGcagaacaaaaaagaaaaaagagtaaGACGAGTCACGAAAACCAGAGTTGGAAAAGACAAGAGGTGCTAAGCTAAAAAAGATGAAGAAGCAAGAAAGCGAAAAGCAAAAACAAATGATagaggaatggatagatgataaGGACCTACAAAAAGAGAAAGAGGCCAGACAAAGTCAGCGCAAAATCATAAACACGAAAGAACGCGAGACTGGACGGAGAAaaaagggaagagggagagaaagaggaagagagtataaaagaggaagaagagagggaggagggagaaagtgaaaaaagaaaggaaaagggaggaggaaagagagggaaagggaaagagagatgaaggagaaaaaagaaaagaagagccaagagggggaggagaaggaaagagagagaaggggagaaaaggagAAGAAAAAGAGTAAAGGAAGGATGAaggaagaaaagaagaaagaaaggaggagagaagaagagagaggagaaagagaagaagaagaaaaaagaggaagagaagagaagaagagaaagggggagaagaggaagaagaaggaagagaagagagaggaaaagaggaagtaagaagtaggagagggagaaaggaagagaggagaaagggggaaaaaggaaagaaggaagagagaagaaggaaaaaagagaaagaaaaaagagaagagaggaaaaagatggaagggaaaggaaagaagaaaagaggagaaggaggagaagaaggaaaagaaagagaagggaaagagaagggagagaaaagaaaaaggaaggaaaggaagaaagaggaaagaaaaggggaagagaagagaggaagagggaaaagaaggagaggaaagagaagggaagaaaagaaaagaaagaaaggaggagaaaaaggggagaaaaaaaagaagGGGAAGAATGATGAAGGAAAGAAAAGAGAGGTGAGATgagaggaaggagaaagaaagaagaaaggagaaaaggaagagagaagagagagggagaagagggaagagaaagaaaaggggaaaagagtaaaaaaggaagagaaaaaaaggagaagaaagagaaaagaggggagagaaaggaggaaagaaagggaaggcgagggggaggaaggaaggaagaagaaaaaggagaaagggagaaagagaggaaaaagggaaagaaaagaaaaaagaaaaaaaaagggaagagagaaaggaagtgagagaggagaagaagaggggggagaagggaggaaaaaaggaaaaaggaaggagaggggggaaaaaaaaaaggggaaggagaaagaagggaagaagagggagagaagaaaaaagagagagaaggaaaggggaaagggagaagagaagaggaggaagaaaAGAACAAAgaaggagagaaaaaaagaagagagggggagaaagaaaaaaaagaaaaggggaagggaaaaaaaggaaagagagagaagagaagaggggagagaggagaaaggggaagaaaagggggagaaaaaagggaggaaggggaaaagggaagggagagagagggaaggagggaaagaagaaagaggaaagaaagaggagaaagaaagaaaaagaaagaaagaagaaagaaagaaaagaggaaggagagagggagggaggaaaggagaaagaggaaaaaaaaaaaaggagaaaagggaaaaggaaaaagaggagagaggaaggagaaagagggaagaagagaaaaggaagaggaaagaaagaaaagaagaagagagaggaagaaaaaaaaggaaaaggggaaaggagaggaaaaaagggaaaggggaagaagaaaaaagagggaatgggaaagaaaaaaaaagggaaggaggaggaggaaagaaaaTTAAAAGGGAGAATGAaaggaaagggaaaaggaagaaagaagagaaagggagagagagaggaaaggggataggagagaagaggaaaaggagagaaaaaaagggggggaaggaaaagagaagagggaagagaagagagagggagaggaaggggagagaaaggagagaaaaaaggagagaagagagaaggggaaagaaagaaggagaaggaggaagaaaagggtgagaggaaaggaaagggaaggagaaaagggagaggagagaagagaaaaagagagaagaaagaaagaaaaaaaaaagaagaaaagagaggagggggagagaaagagaagagaggaaagaggagaaagaaaggaaggaaggggggggggggaagggaggagagaaaagagaggaaagggaaaagaggggactgaagaagaaaaaaaaaaaaaggggggaaggaagtagagagagaagaggaaaaggagagaaaagaaggagagagaaaaggaaagagaggaaagggaaaaaagaaggaggaaagaaaaggaaagagagaagaagggagaggaggaaaggaagagagggaaagaagagaaggaaagggaaagaaagaaaagaaagaaagagagaggagggaaaagaaaaaaggggagaggaggaaggaaaaagaggaggagaagagaggaagaaaggaggagaagaagaaaaagaagggagaaaggagggaaaggaagagaaagaagagggagaaaaggagagaaagaaaggagaagagaggaagaaggagaggagagaaaaaaggggagagaagagaaagaggggggggaggggagaaaaaaagaagagagaaggaagggagaagagggaggaggggggaaaagggaggaaaaaaagggggaaaagagagaaagaaaagagagaaagggagagaggagagagagggagagagaagagggaaagaagaaagagaagagaagaggagaaggagaggaaaaaagggagaaaaaaagagagagaaaaagaggggagaggagagggggaggaggaggaagagaaaaaaagggagaaaaggggggaaaagagagaaaagggaggggaggaagaaagaaagaaaaaggggagaagagaagaggaaaggaagagaggaaagaagagagagagaggggagagaggaagaggggaagaggagggaaaggaagggaagagagggaaagggaagaaagagagaagagagaggggagagagaaagagaggggaaagaaaagagaagaggagagaagagggaaaaggaagagagagagggagaagagaggagagaagaaagagagggagaagaaggagagaaaaagaggaagaaaggggagaagagagaggggagagagagggaagagagaaaaaggaaggaagagaaagagaggagggagaagagagagagaaaaaaagggagagggagagagaaaagagagagaggaagaaaaaagggaaagaaaggggggaggagaaggaaggagaaagaggagggaaaagagagaggaggagaagagagaaaaaagaggaaaagaaagaaaaagaaaaaagaagagaaagagggagaggagaggaaagagaaaggaggaagaagaaggggggaaaaagagagggaggggagaagagaagaaaaaagaagaagggaaagaagagggagagaaaaaagggggggagaagagaaaagagagaggaagaaagagggggagagggggaga
This genomic window contains:
- the LOC129715866 gene encoding uncharacterized protein DDB_G0279979-like, producing the protein MKKQESEKQKQMIEEWIDDKDLQKEKEARQREKEKKKSKGRMKEEKKKERRREEERGEREEE